A single region of the Saprospiraceae bacterium genome encodes:
- a CDS encoding response regulator transcription factor, with the protein MIHLGIIEDEPLVRDNLIAFLGNQSEIEVDIATDSVEDFLQVFQEDSLVNMILLDINLPGMSGMEGIRHIKARKKNVDILMLTAYDDSERIFKSLCAGAVSYLSKRSDIHTIKDALETVFRGGAYMSPSIARKVVDHFAPKQLDPEDVLTPRQQQIVEGLVEGLSYKMIADKYLISVETVRDHIKKIYKKLQVNSKAEVIKKKMDGEI; encoded by the coding sequence ATGATACACCTTGGAATTATTGAAGATGAACCCCTAGTAAGGGATAATTTGATTGCCTTTCTTGGCAATCAATCGGAAATCGAAGTAGACATTGCCACCGATTCTGTGGAGGATTTCTTACAGGTTTTTCAGGAGGACTCCCTGGTCAATATGATATTATTGGATATTAATTTACCTGGTATGTCGGGCATGGAAGGCATCCGCCATATTAAGGCGCGTAAGAAAAATGTTGACATTCTCATGCTAACCGCCTATGATGATTCCGAACGGATATTCAAATCGCTCTGTGCAGGGGCGGTCTCTTATCTGTCCAAACGAAGTGATATCCACACCATAAAAGATGCCCTTGAAACCGTTTTTAGAGGAGGTGCCTATATGTCGCCCTCTATTGCACGGAAAGTAGTAGATCATTTTGCGCCTAAGCAACTGGATCCGGAGGATGTACTTACGCCTCGGCAACAACAAATAGTCGAGGGTTTGGTAGAAGGACTTAGCTACAAAATGATTGCAGATAAGTACCTCATCTCTGTTGAAACCGTAAGAGATCACATTAAGAAAATATACAAGAAATTGCAAGTCAATAGCAAGGCGGAGGTCATCAAGAAGAAGATGGATGGGGAGATTTAA
- a CDS encoding triple tyrosine motif-containing protein: MVRHLCFFPIYLGIVLFSIPLLQAQSSTVASDFYSLNDGLSDRLVTDIIQTDDQMIWIGTSGGLNKFNGYEFTVFNNFPGNENQITHDDILELGQDKNGNIVILYRNIPNIFDLLNPITHQLQSIELTVSKGVDGIVRDIHINRQGEIFILTILRSSLHVYHFKGADQIERVLKIDEVHLDLTVAASLLTLSDGRFLINEVKYGLRLFDQQGTLVKAFKSKDFEHTKKPFPYPNPDFFLFQDRSNKVWLSLYHTPMVFLLDENALSFYPAGLLPKDKYFTHIWEDQVGNLLFAQGNNNKLDPTALGLYYVTLDNSVQDYSYLLKDDNKISTAFGQDFSKTIFLGVKDGFKIIRNSQSDVKTFLTQDLADNKTLMRGITGDGYGQVYLLAENDHIYAYDLKTHYLDTLPMIDAETGKYINYNCASELFYDPRGYLWASTCHLSNYGKLLKYDLATCEAKSYPADVSFNAMAIDAKGLIWLATTSKEQIGQLIIFDPIREEFQNYQPPDGQNPLRGMTANYLYFDRAGQLWMGTNAGVLSLETSTGQLEHFSIDNPADQGQLSHNTCYVILQDDKGIMWLGTKNGLNALDPITKKVEVYTKKDGMASNTIYGLLQDGDLNLWISTLNGLTHFDKDEKLFRNFYALDGLSDDEFTRFSFYKDEYGQCYFGTTNGVNTFYPEDILVDKKIPKVILTKIERFDAATNRSITQDTNLVDITTLTINPGDSYFTLHFALPVYYGKSKNKFKSKLENYEPGWSELSTNGILRYYNLPPGEYLLKVKGADSNGNWSKEEYHLNIKVEQYFYKKSQFWFLIFLVVVGIIYAILKNRLEQKLRMERLRMKLSSDLHDEVSGLLSGIAMQSDMLRMMIKDTDLTSRLKTIGEASRKAMSKMSDVIWSIDSRKDRLEDLIERMYVHADEVLLPIDIRYDFKIGKMERQQKIPANIRQDIYFIYKEAINNIAKHSKANKVQINMENLGNLFQLTVADNGELIAPSIPETNGQGNIIMGKHRKKSGQGLTNMKMRAQRLKAELKIGKQHGFMVQLQMRRFAK, from the coding sequence ATGGTAAGGCACTTATGCTTTTTTCCTATTTACCTTGGCATAGTCCTTTTTTCGATTCCTCTTTTACAGGCACAATCCAGTACCGTCGCTTCTGATTTTTATTCTTTAAATGATGGTTTATCTGATCGATTGGTAACAGATATCATTCAGACAGATGATCAGATGATCTGGATAGGTACGAGTGGTGGACTTAATAAGTTCAATGGATATGAGTTTACCGTTTTCAATAATTTCCCGGGCAACGAGAACCAAATCACTCATGATGACATCCTAGAACTAGGGCAAGATAAAAATGGCAATATTGTCATCCTATACCGCAATATCCCCAATATCTTTGATCTCCTCAACCCTATTACCCACCAGCTTCAATCTATTGAATTAACTGTTTCTAAAGGGGTAGATGGCATTGTCAGGGATATTCATATCAACAGACAAGGAGAAATCTTTATTTTAACCATTCTGCGATCGAGCCTGCATGTTTACCATTTCAAGGGAGCAGATCAAATTGAACGGGTCCTAAAGATAGACGAGGTGCACCTGGACTTAACGGTTGCAGCGAGCCTATTAACTTTGTCTGATGGCCGTTTTTTGATCAATGAAGTAAAATATGGCTTGCGTTTGTTTGACCAACAGGGGACACTCGTTAAAGCCTTTAAGAGCAAAGACTTTGAGCATACCAAAAAACCTTTTCCCTATCCCAATCCGGACTTTTTTTTATTTCAGGATCGTTCTAATAAGGTGTGGCTCTCGCTTTACCATACGCCTATGGTTTTTTTATTGGATGAAAATGCCTTGAGTTTTTATCCGGCTGGTTTATTGCCTAAAGACAAATATTTCACTCACATCTGGGAAGACCAAGTGGGCAACCTACTTTTTGCCCAAGGCAATAATAATAAACTTGACCCGACAGCGCTAGGCTTGTATTACGTAACCTTAGACAATAGCGTACAGGATTATTCCTATTTGCTGAAAGATGACAACAAGATCAGTACTGCCTTCGGTCAGGATTTTTCCAAAACCATTTTTTTGGGGGTAAAAGATGGTTTCAAAATCATCCGCAATAGCCAAAGTGATGTTAAAACTTTTTTGACCCAGGATTTGGCAGACAACAAGACCTTGATGCGAGGCATTACAGGTGATGGGTATGGTCAGGTGTATCTTTTAGCAGAGAATGATCATATTTATGCCTATGACCTAAAGACCCACTACTTGGATACCTTACCTATGATCGATGCTGAAACGGGTAAGTATATCAACTATAATTGTGCATCCGAATTGTTTTATGATCCAAGGGGATATTTATGGGCCTCCACCTGTCATCTTTCAAACTATGGAAAACTACTAAAGTATGATTTAGCCACCTGCGAAGCCAAATCTTATCCGGCAGATGTTAGTTTTAATGCTATGGCCATCGACGCCAAAGGCCTTATTTGGCTGGCGACCACTTCCAAAGAACAAATTGGACAGTTGATAATCTTTGATCCCATTCGAGAAGAATTCCAAAACTATCAACCTCCAGATGGCCAAAATCCGCTCAGAGGAATGACCGCTAACTACCTCTATTTTGACCGGGCGGGACAGCTCTGGATGGGCACCAATGCTGGCGTCTTAAGTTTGGAAACGAGTACAGGTCAACTTGAACATTTCAGCATCGACAATCCAGCTGATCAAGGGCAATTATCACATAATACCTGTTATGTCATCCTCCAGGACGATAAAGGCATCATGTGGCTGGGCACCAAAAATGGCCTTAATGCACTCGATCCGATCACTAAAAAAGTAGAAGTATATACCAAGAAAGACGGGATGGCGAGCAATACCATTTACGGGTTACTCCAGGATGGCGACCTAAATCTATGGATCAGTACGCTAAATGGCCTTACTCATTTTGATAAGGATGAAAAACTTTTTAGGAATTTTTATGCCCTTGATGGCCTTAGTGACGATGAATTTACCCGTTTTTCATTTTATAAGGATGAATATGGCCAATGTTATTTTGGAACCACCAATGGGGTCAATACCTTTTATCCTGAAGATATTTTGGTAGATAAAAAAATCCCGAAAGTCATTCTCACCAAAATTGAAAGATTCGATGCCGCAACCAATAGATCCATTACCCAGGACACCAATTTGGTAGATATCACCACACTCACTATTAACCCGGGGGACTCCTATTTCACCTTACATTTTGCTTTACCTGTTTATTATGGAAAGAGCAAAAACAAGTTCAAGTCAAAATTAGAAAACTATGAACCCGGCTGGAGTGAGTTGAGTACCAATGGTATCCTTCGCTATTACAATTTGCCGCCAGGTGAATACCTCCTTAAGGTTAAAGGGGCCGACTCCAATGGAAACTGGAGTAAGGAGGAATATCATCTTAATATTAAGGTTGAACAGTATTTCTATAAAAAATCGCAATTCTGGTTTTTGATTTTCCTGGTGGTGGTAGGCATCATTTATGCCATCCTGAAAAACAGGTTGGAACAGAAACTACGCATGGAAAGGCTTCGGATGAAATTATCGAGCGATCTGCACGATGAAGTCAGCGGTCTGCTCTCAGGCATTGCCATGCAATCGGATATGTTGCGGATGATGATCAAAGACACTGACCTCACTTCCCGCCTCAAAACCATTGGGGAGGCCAGTCGAAAAGCCATGTCAAAAATGAGCGATGTGATTTGGTCGATTGACTCCCGAAAAGATCGCCTCGAAGACCTCATTGAACGCATGTATGTTCATGCGGATGAGGTGTTGCTTCCGATTGATATCCGCTATGATTTTAAAATTGGCAAAATGGAACGCCAACAAAAAATACCAGCTAATATCAGACAGGATATTTATTTCATCTATAAAGAGGCGATCAACAATATTGCCAAACACTCCAAAGCCAATAAAGTCCAGATCAACATGGAAAACCTCGGAAACCTTTTTCAATTGACGGTGGCCGATAATGGGGAGCTTATTGCTCCTTCTATTCCTGAAACAAATGGCCAAGGCAACATCATCATGGGAAAACATCGCAAAAAATCTGGTCAAGGTCTCACTAATATGAAAATGAGGGCGCAACGCCTGAAAGCAGAGTTAAAGATAGGCAAACAACATGGCTTTATGGTGCAATTACAAATGCGCAGATTTGCTAAATAA
- the recQ gene encoding DNA helicase RecQ has product MDLITAKAALKRFFGYEAFRPMQAEIIQSVYQGKDILVLMPTGGGKSICYQIPAITMEGTCVVVSPLISLMKDQVESLKANGIKAAFLNSSLSPAEQQAIENEFYRGDLQLLYVSPEKIVAASFQPLLQNSKINLFAVDEAHCISAWGHDFRPEYSQLKFIKRNFPQIPVLALTATADKLTRRDITEQLGLISPTVFVASFDRPNISLEVRSGQKRLEQIIQFIKKKSGQSGIIYCLSRKSTEELAAKLNAKGIKAGYYHAGLSSQERSQVQEDFINDNVPIIAATIAFGMGIDKSNVRWIIHYNLPKNMESYYQEIGRAGRDGTTANTLLFYSYGDVMILREILEKNESENVEIQLAKLERMQQYAESLACRRRILLNYFSEDSNEQCGNCDNCLNPATYFDGTVIAQKALSAVYRSREKVGLRLLIDILRGSGRKEIFDRGYDKIKTYGAGREYTVQDWQHYLSQIINLGYLEIAYDQKNVVKLTPASQRVLFGDEKIQLVQQTTVKDRQESKKAKAAPIAQRQRVRDELFEVLRQIRRKLAQERGVPPYIIFTDATLEEMAAQRPVTDQDMNLISGVGERKLQLYGDAFMQAIADYMRTVPKTG; this is encoded by the coding sequence ATGGATTTAATTACTGCTAAAGCTGCGCTCAAAAGATTCTTTGGCTATGAGGCTTTCCGGCCTATGCAAGCCGAAATAATCCAATCAGTCTACCAAGGCAAGGACATCCTGGTTTTAATGCCTACTGGTGGCGGAAAATCCATTTGTTATCAAATTCCAGCCATCACCATGGAGGGTACCTGCGTGGTTGTCAGCCCCTTGATTTCTTTAATGAAAGATCAGGTCGAAAGTTTAAAGGCAAATGGGATTAAAGCTGCTTTTCTCAATAGCAGCCTGAGTCCCGCCGAACAACAAGCCATTGAAAACGAATTCTATCGCGGAGACCTTCAATTATTGTATGTTTCTCCCGAAAAAATAGTCGCCGCTTCCTTCCAGCCTCTACTCCAAAATTCAAAGATTAACCTATTTGCCGTTGATGAAGCGCATTGTATCTCCGCCTGGGGTCATGATTTCCGACCGGAATACAGCCAGTTGAAATTTATCAAAAGAAACTTTCCACAAATTCCGGTTCTCGCCTTAACGGCGACGGCCGATAAATTAACAAGAAGAGATATAACCGAGCAGTTGGGGCTTATTTCGCCAACAGTTTTTGTCGCTTCCTTTGACCGGCCCAATATTAGCCTGGAGGTGCGTTCGGGTCAAAAGCGCCTGGAACAAATTATCCAATTTATTAAAAAGAAATCGGGTCAATCCGGGATCATCTATTGTCTCAGCCGCAAAAGTACGGAAGAGCTGGCCGCAAAATTAAATGCAAAGGGGATCAAGGCCGGTTATTATCATGCGGGGCTTAGCTCCCAGGAAAGGTCACAGGTACAAGAAGATTTCATCAACGACAATGTTCCTATCATAGCCGCTACCATTGCCTTTGGAATGGGAATCGACAAGTCAAATGTACGCTGGATCATCCATTATAATTTGCCAAAGAACATGGAAAGCTATTACCAGGAAATTGGTAGAGCCGGCAGAGATGGCACCACAGCAAATACCTTGCTATTTTATAGCTACGGCGATGTCATGATCCTAAGGGAAATCTTAGAGAAAAATGAATCTGAAAACGTTGAAATACAACTGGCAAAGTTGGAACGAATGCAGCAATATGCAGAGTCGCTTGCTTGCCGCCGTCGAATTTTACTCAATTATTTTTCGGAAGATAGCAATGAACAATGCGGGAATTGTGACAACTGCCTTAATCCGGCCACTTACTTTGATGGCACGGTGATTGCACAAAAAGCCTTATCTGCTGTTTATCGTTCCAGAGAAAAGGTAGGGCTCCGCTTATTAATTGACATCCTAAGAGGCTCTGGTCGAAAAGAAATTTTCGATAGAGGTTATGATAAAATCAAGACCTATGGAGCTGGCAGAGAGTATACCGTGCAGGATTGGCAACATTACCTCTCCCAAATCATCAATTTGGGCTATTTGGAAATCGCTTATGACCAAAAAAATGTCGTCAAACTAACGCCAGCTAGTCAAAGGGTCTTATTTGGAGATGAAAAAATACAATTGGTTCAACAAACAACAGTAAAAGATCGCCAGGAAAGCAAAAAGGCTAAAGCCGCACCTATCGCTCAAAGACAACGCGTACGGGATGAGCTATTTGAAGTCCTACGACAAATCCGCAGAAAGCTGGCCCAGGAAAGAGGCGTTCCTCCCTATATCATTTTTACTGATGCCACCCTGGAGGAAATGGCCGCCCAACGCCCCGTTACCGACCAAGACATGAACCTGATCTCGGGGGTGGGTGAACGCAAGCTTCAATTGTATGGCGATGCTTTTATGCAAGCAATTGCAGACTATATGCGCACGGTGCCGAAAACCGGATAG
- a CDS encoding Rpn family recombination-promoting nuclease/putative transposase, producing MSKKRLSHDAFFKKAFMDIDVARDFIRNFLPEDLVSTLNLVELKLSNQSFVTPQLKQYFSDLVYKCTTTDEEPVELALLFEHKYNAPAYPHLQLLRYLLEYWEVQIKQKEALTPIIPIVVYQGKHKWQQKPFYSYFKSTSPLLHAYIPNFEYLLTDINQMEDGDILALKAELLSNILLLMKHIQTLPPQYYTRIFIGIENQIHDRAKRNLFEGMIVYFLQNVELSRTKLNQLAMTLSGETKKMAMSSYDMLVQEGIIQGIKQGIEQGIEQGIEQKNRLFIKNGINAGLSIELLAELTNLSEEEVFTMIKSFDEEEQQ from the coding sequence ATGTCAAAAAAACGCCTCTCACACGATGCTTTTTTCAAAAAAGCTTTCATGGATATTGATGTAGCCAGGGATTTCATCAGGAATTTTCTTCCTGAAGACCTTGTGTCTACTTTGAATTTAGTGGAGTTGAAATTGTCCAATCAATCCTTTGTTACTCCTCAGCTTAAACAATATTTCTCCGACCTGGTCTATAAGTGTACAACTACAGATGAGGAACCTGTAGAATTGGCCTTGCTATTTGAGCATAAATACAATGCCCCTGCTTATCCTCATTTGCAATTGTTACGCTATTTATTGGAATACTGGGAGGTTCAAATCAAGCAAAAGGAGGCATTAACACCAATTATACCTATCGTTGTCTATCAAGGCAAACACAAATGGCAGCAAAAACCTTTTTATAGCTATTTTAAGTCTACTAGCCCTTTATTGCATGCTTATATCCCTAATTTCGAGTATCTACTAACGGACATCAATCAAATGGAGGATGGAGACATTTTGGCCTTAAAAGCGGAATTGCTGAGTAATATTTTACTATTGATGAAGCATATTCAAACCTTGCCACCTCAATACTATACCCGAATTTTTATAGGCATCGAAAACCAAATCCATGATCGTGCAAAAAGAAACTTATTCGAGGGGATGATTGTTTATTTTCTACAAAATGTCGAACTTAGTAGGACTAAGTTAAATCAATTGGCAATGACACTTTCCGGAGAAACTAAAAAAATGGCTATGAGTTCTTATGATATGCTGGTGCAGGAGGGAATTATTCAAGGAATCAAACAAGGAATTGAACAAGGTATTGAGCAAGGTATTGAGCAAAAAAATAGACTTTTCATTAAAAACGGAATAAATGCTGGTCTATCAATCGAATTATTAGCTGAATTGACCAACTTGTCAGAAGAAGAGGTTTTTACGATGATAAAGTCATTCGATGAAGAAGAGCAGCAGTAG
- a CDS encoding glycerophosphodiester phosphodiesterase family protein — MFKTFLWIGMAAFLVACQEPNAMDEDKVIDFQGHRGARGLLPENTIPAFQKALTFPAIKTLELDLAVSKDSQLVVSHEPWMNSLFCLQPDGSAISEAEEKERFAIFQMNYEEVKAFDCGSKGNANFPEQVPMATYKPTLREMVTTVDEYARANQLPLPNYNIEIKSEPSWDSILCPKPQAFSLMVVEEIHALGIKGRVNVQSFDMRPLREVRTLDREIPLALLVHLPGSVQDYLDELGFTPEIYSPNHRMVTANVVKEVHDRRMKIIPWTVNTTELMDSLLLMGVDGIITDYPNRIPPAYANKPVQ; from the coding sequence ATGTTTAAAACATTCCTTTGGATAGGCATGGCGGCCTTTTTGGTCGCCTGCCAAGAACCTAATGCAATGGATGAAGATAAAGTAATAGATTTCCAAGGCCACCGGGGTGCCCGCGGATTATTGCCCGAAAATACCATTCCGGCCTTTCAGAAAGCCTTAACATTCCCCGCCATCAAAACCCTGGAACTAGACCTGGCTGTTTCCAAAGATAGCCAACTGGTCGTTTCGCATGAGCCCTGGATGAATAGCTTGTTTTGCTTGCAGCCAGATGGTAGCGCGATTTCTGAAGCAGAAGAGAAGGAGCGTTTTGCCATTTTTCAAATGAACTATGAGGAGGTAAAGGCTTTTGATTGTGGCTCCAAAGGCAATGCCAATTTTCCCGAACAGGTTCCAATGGCTACTTATAAGCCTACCTTAAGAGAAATGGTAACCACTGTGGATGAATATGCCCGAGCCAATCAATTGCCCCTACCAAATTATAATATAGAAATAAAAAGCGAACCCAGTTGGGATAGCATTTTATGCCCTAAACCACAGGCTTTTTCGCTCATGGTCGTCGAAGAAATTCATGCTTTAGGGATCAAAGGGAGGGTCAATGTACAATCCTTCGATATGAGGCCCTTGCGAGAGGTGCGGACTTTGGATCGCGAAATTCCGTTGGCTTTATTGGTGCATTTACCCGGAAGCGTGCAGGATTACCTCGATGAATTGGGCTTTACCCCTGAAATTTATAGCCCAAACCATCGAATGGTGACGGCCAATGTGGTCAAGGAAGTACATGATAGGCGGATGAAGATTATCCCTTGGACGGTCAATACCACGGAATTGATGGACAGCTTATTGCTAATGGGCGTAGATGGGATCATCACCGATTACCCCAATCGGATTCCGCCGGCTTACGCTAATAAGCCGGTGCAATAG
- a CDS encoding amidohydrolase encodes MKNLILSMLLLFCTIALWGQGSVYTMMDKRVAKVKDKVVDWRRYLHEHPELSNREFETAAYIEKHLKGLGLEVHTGIAHTGVVAILKGAQAGPVVALRADMDGLPVKERVPIPFASKKMDTFLGQEVGVMHACGHDTHVAMLMGAAEILTGMKDQLAGTVVFIFQPAEEGAPPGEEGGAKLMVKEGVLKNNKVDVIFGLHINSKTEVGTVTYKPGGTLAAVNRLVIKVKGVQTHGSTPWEGVDPIAAAAQIIQGLQHIISRQTELTKEAAVITIGKIAGGVRSNIIPEEVEMIGTIRTLDTEMQKTIHEKIRLTATKIAESAGATAEVTIEEGYPVTYNDPALTANMLSTIESTAGKENVKLINARTGAEDFSFFAQEVPGLFLFLGGMPKGKNPAEAAPHHTPDFFIDDSGLDLGVKLLCNLTIDYMIKNKK; translated from the coding sequence ATGAAAAATTTAATATTAAGTATGCTCCTGCTTTTCTGTACCATCGCCTTATGGGGGCAGGGAAGCGTTTATACGATGATGGACAAGCGCGTAGCTAAGGTGAAGGACAAAGTGGTCGATTGGCGTCGGTATTTGCATGAGCATCCAGAGTTGAGCAATCGGGAATTTGAGACAGCTGCCTATATTGAAAAACACTTGAAAGGACTAGGCCTCGAAGTACACACAGGTATTGCGCATACAGGGGTAGTGGCTATTCTCAAAGGAGCGCAGGCCGGGCCAGTGGTCGCCTTGCGTGCCGACATGGATGGCTTGCCAGTAAAAGAGAGGGTGCCTATTCCCTTCGCTTCCAAAAAAATGGATACCTTTCTGGGACAAGAGGTAGGTGTGATGCATGCTTGTGGCCATGATACCCATGTGGCGATGTTGATGGGCGCAGCAGAAATCCTGACTGGAATGAAAGACCAGCTAGCGGGTACAGTGGTATTTATCTTTCAGCCGGCAGAAGAAGGCGCGCCTCCGGGCGAAGAAGGTGGTGCCAAATTGATGGTGAAAGAAGGGGTGCTCAAAAACAATAAGGTAGACGTTATTTTTGGATTGCATATCAATTCGAAGACAGAAGTGGGCACAGTGACCTACAAACCTGGCGGAACGCTCGCAGCAGTTAATCGATTGGTTATTAAAGTGAAAGGCGTGCAGACACATGGCTCCACTCCCTGGGAAGGTGTCGACCCGATTGCCGCAGCTGCCCAAATTATCCAAGGCTTGCAACACATCATTAGCCGACAAACGGAATTGACTAAGGAGGCGGCAGTGATCACTATTGGTAAAATCGCTGGCGGTGTTCGTTCTAATATCATTCCCGAAGAAGTAGAAATGATCGGAACGATTCGAACCTTGGACACCGAAATGCAAAAGACCATTCACGAAAAAATTCGCTTAACCGCTACCAAAATCGCAGAAAGCGCAGGCGCAACGGCCGAAGTGACCATCGAAGAAGGCTATCCCGTTACCTATAATGATCCTGCATTGACCGCCAATATGCTATCGACTATTGAATCCACGGCTGGTAAGGAAAACGTTAAGTTGATTAATGCCCGAACGGGAGCAGAAGACTTTTCTTTCTTCGCCCAGGAAGTGCCAGGCCTGTTCCTGTTTTTGGGTGGCATGCCCAAAGGAAAGAACCCTGCCGAAGCAGCACCCCATCATACGCCCGACTTCTTTATTGATGACAGTGGCTTGGATCTGGGGGTTAAGTTGCTATGTAATTTAACCATCGACTATATGATTAAAAACAAAAAATAA
- a CDS encoding dipeptidase, which translates to MQKVMDYIQANKPRFLDELLEMLRIPSISADPAYKEEVAKMAQLVAQHLMQAGAEQVEVMQTAGHPIVYGEKIIDTTLPTVLVYGHYDVQPPDPLELWNTPPFEPQIKQTKNHPDGAIFARGSCDDKGQFFMHVKAFEAMLKNNALPCNIKFMIEGEEEVGSNHLGGFCRANKEKLSCDVILISDTSIIANDTPSITTGLRGLSYVEVAVTGPNRDLHSGVYGGAVANPVNVLCEMIASLQDENHHITIPGFYDDVVVISDAERAEMDKAPFNLTTYQEDLGIGSVQGETGYTTMERTSIRPTLDINGIWGGYTGEGAKTVLPAKAFAKISMRLVPNQDSATISKLFDQHFRSIAPPSVKVEVNFHHGGEPVVTPTDTPEYRAAHLAMKETFGKDPIPKREGGSIPIVALFEEVLGVKSVLMGFGLDSDALHSPNEHYGLFNFYKGIETIPYFYHYYKQLSAQ; encoded by the coding sequence ATGCAAAAAGTGATGGATTATATCCAGGCCAACAAGCCACGCTTCCTGGATGAATTGTTAGAAATGTTGAGAATCCCTTCTATTAGTGCTGACCCTGCCTACAAGGAGGAAGTGGCTAAAATGGCTCAGTTAGTGGCCCAACACCTGATGCAAGCGGGTGCAGAACAGGTAGAAGTCATGCAAACCGCTGGCCACCCCATTGTTTACGGAGAGAAAATAATTGATACAACACTGCCCACCGTTTTGGTTTATGGTCATTATGATGTGCAACCGCCCGATCCGCTCGAATTATGGAATACGCCACCTTTTGAGCCACAGATCAAGCAGACTAAAAACCATCCTGATGGCGCTATTTTTGCCAGAGGTTCTTGTGATGACAAAGGACAATTTTTTATGCATGTAAAGGCTTTCGAAGCCATGTTAAAAAATAATGCCCTGCCTTGCAATATCAAGTTTATGATTGAAGGAGAGGAAGAAGTAGGTTCCAATCACTTAGGCGGTTTTTGCAGGGCAAATAAAGAAAAACTAAGCTGTGACGTCATTCTGATATCAGACACCTCCATTATAGCAAATGATACCCCATCTATCACAACGGGGCTACGCGGACTGAGTTATGTCGAGGTAGCCGTCACTGGCCCTAATCGCGATTTACATTCTGGTGTTTATGGTGGGGCGGTAGCCAATCCAGTAAATGTTTTATGTGAAATGATTGCTTCCTTGCAAGATGAAAACCATCATATTACGATACCTGGCTTTTATGACGATGTGGTCGTCATTAGCGATGCGGAACGGGCAGAAATGGATAAGGCGCCCTTCAACCTGACAACGTACCAGGAGGATCTAGGGATCGGCAGTGTCCAGGGCGAGACAGGTTACACCACCATGGAGCGAACCTCCATTCGCCCAACCTTGGATATCAATGGTATCTGGGGCGGCTATACTGGCGAAGGTGCCAAAACCGTGCTCCCCGCTAAAGCCTTTGCGAAGATTAGTATGCGCTTGGTTCCCAATCAGGATTCGGCGACCATTTCCAAATTATTTGATCAACACTTCAGAAGCATCGCCCCGCCATCCGTTAAAGTCGAAGTCAATTTTCACCATGGTGGCGAACCCGTTGTCACACCCACTGATACACCCGAATATCGGGCGGCCCATCTGGCTATGAAAGAAACTTTCGGAAAAGATCCTATTCCCAAAAGAGAAGGTGGAAGCATTCCCATCGTAGCCCTTTTCGAAGAAGTACTTGGCGTGAAATCGGTCCTCATGGGTTTCGGCTTGGATTCTGATGCCCTGCATTCTCCCAATGAACACTATGGGTTGTTCAATTTTTATAAGGGGATTGAGACCATTCCTTATTTTTATCATTATTACAAGCAGTTAAGCGCACAATAA
- a CDS encoding GNAT family N-acetyltransferase yields the protein MKIEKTEEFLLNENTHTIISALLLECFPGYPKGRSYFKHPPTFRYLIWEKEALVGHMGVDYRLISHDHELIPIFGIMDLCVLPAFQHRRLASKLLIELEELGKKSGVDFLLLVAQSLDLYLNNGFLPVKNTCQWLLLSGNQSLGLVRRSIADIMVKPLQQKEWPLGMIDFMGPLF from the coding sequence ATGAAAATTGAAAAAACGGAAGAATTTCTTTTAAATGAGAACACTCACACCATCATCTCCGCCCTATTGCTTGAATGTTTCCCCGGGTATCCTAAAGGACGAAGCTATTTCAAGCATCCGCCTACCTTTAGGTATCTGATTTGGGAGAAAGAAGCCTTGGTGGGGCATATGGGGGTGGATTACCGCTTGATTAGCCATGACCATGAGCTGATACCCATTTTCGGGATCATGGATCTTTGTGTGCTGCCAGCGTTTCAGCATCGGCGCTTAGCCTCCAAATTATTAATAGAATTAGAGGAATTAGGTAAAAAGAGTGGTGTCGATTTTTTACTTTTAGTCGCCCAAAGCTTAGACTTGTACCTAAACAATGGCTTTTTGCCGGTTAAGAATACTTGTCAATGGCTTTTGCTTTCTGGTAACCAATCCCTTGGACTGGTGCGGAGAAGCATCGCTGATATCATGGTAAAACCGCTTCAGCAAAAAGAGTGGCCCTTGGGAATGATTGATTTTATGGGCCCTTTATTTTAA